Proteins from a single region of Ziziphus jujuba cultivar Dongzao chromosome 1, ASM3175591v1:
- the LOC107434928 gene encoding methyl-CpG-binding domain-containing protein 11 yields the protein MASSVGKEAAKEDVFSLELPAPPGWKKKFLPKQGGTPKKNEIIFTAPTGEEISNRRQLEQYLKAHPGGPAVSEFDWGTGETPRRSARISEKAKATPTPESEPPKKRSRKSSASKKDGKEKEAASGGTEESKVTDIQEDQKTEKDSEDADAKKDVVKENQDEKAQDAGTKIEAAPAGEAAAGKESDLPNNSEKATESEQGNSEGITVGKKVEVSGIIQNESGNTEAAKLPEKVEQQQDETEKNIVAGEQIKVDTNADKKRNETEGEEKEKYEKKATESEGEINEKEKHDIKATESEGEVKEKESAKGNEEHNNTGIHEASKKVEEVSENGNHGNEAGKVNP from the exons ATGGCGAGCTCAGTGGGGAAGGAGGCTGCAAAAGAGGATGTTTTTTCCTTGGAACTCCCTGCGCCTCCTGGTTGGAAGAAGAAG TTTCTGCCAAAGCAAGGTGGAACCCCTAAGAAAAATGAGATCATATTCACAGCTCCTACAGGGGAGGAAATAAGTAACAGAAGACAGTTGGAACAATACCTGAAAGCGCATCCTGGTGGTCCAGCAGTATCAGAATTTGACTGGGGCACTGGTGAGACTCCAAGGAGGTCAGCCAGGATTAGTGAGAAGGCAAAAGCAACTCCCACACCAGAATCTGAGCCCCCAAAAAAACGAAGCAGGAAATCATCTGCGTCAAAGAAGGATGGCAAAGAGAAAGAAGCTGCCTCTGGAGGAACTGAGGAGTCAAAAGTTACTGACATACAAGAAGATCAGAAAACAGAGAAAGACAGTGAAGATGCTGATGCCAAAAAGGATGTTGTGAAGGAAAATCAAGATGAGAAAGCTCAAGATGCAGGTACCAAAATTGAAGCAGCTCCTGCTGGAGAAGCTGCAGCTGGTAAAGAATCTGATTTACCTAATAATTCTGAGAAAGCTACTGAGTCAGAGCAAGGAAATTCAGAAGGGATTACTGTTGGAAAGAAAGTTGAGGTTTCTGGAATAATTCAAAATGAAAGTGGAAATACAGAGGCAGCAAAATTACCAGAAAAGGTTGAGCAACAACAGGATGAGACAGAGAAAAATATAGTGGCTGGGGAGCAGATCAAAGTCGACACTAATgctgacaaaaaaagaaatgaaacagAAGGAGAGGAGAAAGAAAAGTATGAGAAAAAAGCTACTGAATCTGAAggtgaaataaatgaaaaagagaagCATGACATAAAAGCGACTGAATCTGAAGGAGAAGTAAAGGAGAAAGAATCTGCAAAGGGAAACGAGGAACATAACAATACCGGCATTCATGAAGCTAGCAAGAAGGTTGAAGAAGTAAGTGAGAATGGCAACCATGGAAATGAGGCTGGTAAGGTCAACCCCTGA